The Nocardioides salarius genome includes a region encoding these proteins:
- a CDS encoding PrsW family intramembrane metalloprotease: MVPARRDNVVFTAVVTGLVVLGALPILLVVALSGGPGTLVLATALAALPVGPLVACYLWLDRYEPEPRSLLLLGLLWGGFVATAAALLVQGLGGFFVGVTEAASLAVVAPVTEELSKGAFLVLLLWWRRAELDGVLDGIVYAGMVGIGFAFVENVLYLAAAYNGTDGMGPGGTEALTATFVVRCLFSPFAHPFFTTFIGIGVGLAVGSRSPAVRVLAPLAGYVLAVLAHGLWNGSTIYGMGSFVAVYVVLMFPALVGLFAIAVWARRSERLMLAAALGDAARQGLLPATDIGWVVDLGARRRARAHARQLGGAAGERAMRDYQQAVIELGFLHHRYLRGTPPPDFALRGQHYVARIRAVRPSIAFPGQVVPTR; this comes from the coding sequence ATGGTGCCGGCCCGTCGAGACAACGTCGTCTTCACGGCCGTCGTCACCGGGCTGGTCGTGCTCGGCGCGCTGCCGATCCTGCTGGTCGTGGCCCTGTCCGGAGGGCCGGGCACGCTCGTGCTGGCCACCGCCCTCGCAGCGCTGCCGGTGGGGCCGCTGGTCGCGTGCTACCTGTGGCTCGACCGCTACGAGCCCGAGCCCCGGTCGCTGCTGCTCCTGGGGCTCCTGTGGGGCGGGTTCGTGGCCACCGCGGCGGCCCTGCTGGTCCAGGGCCTCGGCGGCTTCTTCGTCGGGGTCACCGAGGCCGCCAGCCTGGCCGTGGTCGCCCCGGTCACCGAGGAGCTGTCCAAGGGCGCCTTCCTCGTGCTGCTGCTGTGGTGGCGCCGGGCCGAGCTCGACGGTGTCCTCGACGGCATCGTGTACGCCGGGATGGTGGGCATCGGCTTCGCGTTCGTGGAGAACGTCCTCTACCTCGCGGCGGCGTACAACGGGACCGACGGGATGGGGCCGGGTGGCACCGAGGCCCTGACGGCCACCTTCGTGGTGCGCTGCCTCTTCAGCCCGTTCGCGCACCCGTTCTTCACCACCTTCATCGGCATCGGCGTGGGCCTGGCCGTCGGGTCGCGCTCACCGGCGGTGCGGGTGCTGGCCCCCCTGGCGGGCTACGTGCTCGCCGTGCTCGCCCACGGGCTGTGGAACGGCTCGACGATCTACGGCATGGGCAGCTTCGTCGCGGTCTACGTGGTGCTGATGTTCCCCGCGCTGGTGGGCCTGTTCGCCATCGCCGTGTGGGCCCGGCGCTCGGAGCGCCTGATGCTCGCGGCCGCGCTCGGCGACGCGGCCCGGCAGGGCCTGCTCCCGGCGACCGACATCGGCTGGGTGGTGGACCTCGGGGCGCGCCGCCGAGCGCGTGCCCATGCCCGCCAGCTGGGTGGTGCCGCGGGGGAGCGGGCCATGCGTGACTACCAGCAAGCGGTGATCGAGCTCGGGTTCCTGCATCATCGCTACCTGCGGGGCACTCCTCCGCCAGACTTCGCACTCCGAGGACAGCACTACGTCGCCCGCATCCGCGCCGTACGACCGTCCATCGCCTTTCCCGGACAGGTGGTTCCGACCCGATGA
- a CDS encoding aminopeptidase P family protein produces MSEQSTPESTEPKTESHDPAVPAAYSELMRTGWGERELDLPRHPVAELAAQRRARLAEAFAGERLVLPAGTYKVRSNDTDYRFRSDTAHTYFTGNLTSDAVLVLTDGEAVLYARPRSDRDTDEFFRDRQYGELWAGRRPSAREISDSLGIEVRHVDRLAEDLAVTGPKTRVHRGVSPHVDRLVGADAGLDAELARVASEMRLVKDDWEVAQLQEACDATTLGFEDSVSDWANVLKYGERWIEGTFFRRARAMGNDIGYDSIVGGGKHATTLHWIENSGPITPGELVLLDMGVEGHNLYTADVTRTLPVDGTYTATQRELYDLVLAAQEAGIQAVRPGTPFADVHTASMTVLAHGLEDMGLLPVPAAQALDPDSKVYARWTLHGTSHMLGMDVHDCGAAAPESYAKGTLVEGMVLTVEPGLYFQEDDLLVPEELRGIGIRIEDDVLVTSDGHRNLSAALPRSADDVEAWMGSRL; encoded by the coding sequence ATGAGCGAGCAGAGCACCCCGGAGTCGACCGAGCCCAAGACCGAGTCGCACGACCCCGCCGTGCCTGCGGCCTACTCCGAGCTCATGCGCACCGGCTGGGGCGAGCGCGAGCTGGACCTGCCGCGCCATCCCGTGGCCGAGCTCGCTGCGCAGCGGCGCGCCCGCCTGGCCGAGGCCTTCGCCGGCGAGCGGCTGGTGCTGCCGGCCGGCACCTACAAGGTGCGCTCCAACGACACCGACTACCGCTTCCGCAGCGACACCGCGCACACCTACTTCACCGGCAACCTGACCAGCGACGCCGTGCTGGTGCTCACCGACGGTGAGGCGGTGCTCTACGCACGCCCGCGCTCGGACCGCGACACCGACGAGTTCTTCCGTGACCGCCAGTACGGCGAGCTGTGGGCCGGGCGCCGCCCCTCGGCGCGCGAGATCTCCGACTCCCTGGGCATCGAGGTGCGTCACGTCGACCGGCTCGCCGAGGACCTCGCGGTCACCGGGCCCAAGACCCGGGTCCACCGGGGGGTCTCCCCCCACGTCGACCGCCTGGTCGGTGCCGACGCCGGGCTCGACGCCGAGCTGGCCCGGGTGGCCTCGGAGATGCGGCTGGTCAAGGACGACTGGGAGGTCGCGCAGCTGCAGGAGGCCTGCGACGCCACCACCCTCGGCTTCGAGGACTCCGTCTCCGACTGGGCCAACGTGCTCAAGTACGGCGAGCGCTGGATCGAGGGCACCTTCTTCCGCCGCGCCCGGGCGATGGGCAACGACATCGGCTACGACTCGATCGTCGGTGGCGGCAAGCACGCCACGACCCTGCACTGGATCGAGAACTCGGGGCCGATCACGCCCGGCGAGCTGGTGCTGCTCGACATGGGCGTCGAGGGGCACAACCTCTACACCGCCGACGTGACCCGCACGCTGCCGGTCGACGGCACCTACACCGCTACGCAGCGCGAGCTCTACGACCTCGTGCTCGCCGCGCAGGAGGCCGGCATCCAGGCGGTGCGGCCGGGCACCCCGTTCGCCGACGTGCACACCGCCTCGATGACCGTGCTCGCACACGGCCTCGAGGACATGGGGCTGCTGCCCGTGCCCGCGGCCCAGGCCCTCGACCCCGACAGCAAGGTCTACGCCCGGTGGACCCTGCACGGCACCAGCCACATGCTCGGCATGGACGTGCACGACTGCGGCGCGGCCGCTCCCGAGTCCTACGCCAAGGGCACCCTCGTCGAGGGCATGGTCCTCACCGTCGAGCCGGGCCTGTACTTCCAGGAGGACGACCTGCTGGTCCCCGAGGAGCTGCGCGGCATCGGCATCCGCATCGAGGACGACGTGCTGGTCACCTCCGACGGGCACCGCAACCTCTCGGCGGCGCTGCCGCGCAGCGCGGACGACGTCGAGGCCTGGATGGGCTCCCGCCTCTGA
- a CDS encoding sensor histidine kinase, whose protein sequence is MSVMRAGLQVVPASARPSAAAVRLAQDVLRAEVEVDEALERLAEHALTDPRVGAVAVALTTFSPADESSWVHLGARAWLRQWRRPGSACTVLPGPDAGPQDALTMPWISEQSRRHVAVLADVDLLPPEAAQDARELARCSIHSCMTHALLSGASMFGSLSVGSEETGPWSEVLVADVRLLSAALTSRMSAEAARRSLADAIVRGDQVSAVQQQFFAATGHELRTPLSAILGFAEVLQSEAEDLAGVEDVERLADFVTQVHKDAGIIVGAGEQLLAIVEDLLSTARLLGDGGRETVVVAEAVQDVVHWVRTPAATAEVLVGADVDPALVVAATPAGVRQVLTNLVGNAVAHNRRGGSVTITATSTSGEGGEARVRISVKDTGPGLTPRQLSQVFEPFVRFAEPGVRGTGLGLSLARSVAERDGGRLGVDSRPGEGSTFWIDLPAPLG, encoded by the coding sequence ATGAGCGTGATGAGGGCGGGCCTGCAGGTGGTCCCCGCGTCGGCACGCCCCAGCGCCGCCGCCGTCCGGTTGGCTCAGGACGTGCTGCGCGCGGAGGTCGAGGTCGACGAGGCACTCGAGCGTCTGGCCGAGCACGCCCTCACCGATCCGCGCGTCGGTGCGGTCGCGGTCGCCCTGACGACCTTCAGCCCCGCCGACGAGAGCTCGTGGGTGCACCTGGGGGCTCGGGCCTGGCTGCGGCAGTGGCGGCGACCCGGCTCGGCCTGCACGGTCTTGCCCGGGCCTGACGCCGGACCACAGGACGCGCTGACCATGCCGTGGATCTCCGAGCAGTCCAGGCGGCACGTCGCAGTGCTGGCCGACGTCGACCTGCTGCCGCCGGAGGCGGCGCAGGACGCCCGCGAGCTGGCCCGTTGCTCCATCCACTCCTGCATGACCCACGCCCTGCTGAGCGGCGCCAGCATGTTCGGCAGCCTCTCGGTCGGCAGCGAGGAGACCGGCCCCTGGTCCGAGGTGCTCGTGGCCGACGTGCGCCTGCTCAGCGCCGCCCTCACCTCGCGGATGTCGGCGGAGGCGGCTCGGCGGTCCCTCGCCGATGCGATCGTGCGCGGCGACCAGGTCAGCGCTGTGCAGCAGCAGTTCTTCGCCGCCACCGGCCACGAGCTGCGCACCCCTCTCAGCGCGATCCTTGGCTTCGCGGAGGTGCTGCAGAGCGAAGCCGAGGACCTCGCCGGTGTCGAGGACGTGGAGCGGCTGGCTGATTTCGTCACCCAGGTCCACAAGGACGCAGGCATCATCGTCGGCGCCGGCGAGCAGCTGCTGGCGATCGTGGAGGACCTCCTCAGCACCGCCCGGCTGCTCGGTGACGGCGGGCGCGAGACCGTGGTGGTCGCCGAGGCGGTCCAGGACGTCGTCCACTGGGTGCGTACCCCGGCAGCAACGGCGGAGGTCCTGGTGGGCGCCGACGTCGACCCCGCCCTGGTCGTCGCGGCCACCCCGGCCGGGGTGCGCCAGGTGCTGACGAACCTGGTCGGGAACGCGGTCGCCCACAACCGGCGCGGCGGCAGCGTCACCATCACCGCCACCAGCACGAGCGGGGAGGGGGGCGAGGCCCGGGTGCGGATCAGCGTCAAGGACACCGGGCCCGGCCTGACGCCGCGCCAGCTGAGCCAGGTCTTCGAGCCGTTCGTCCGCTTCGCCGAGCCCGGGGTCCGCGGCACCGGGCTGGGCCTGTCGCTGGCGCGCTCCGTGGCCGAGCGCGACGGCGGCCGGCTGGGCGTCGACTCCCGGCCGGGCGAGGGATCGACCTTCTGGATCGACCTGCCTGCCCCGCTCGGCTGA
- a CDS encoding cytochrome P450: MTSALEHGTEDTPGRLGAVLRAAGNDRPRALGRHGPWVATTLDQARTVLTDPATYDFPVDVSRRAVRRAEMRGRSPHGVVAPLSHERAAGAAVVLRTELDLELARTAGAQHDAMALLRRPVARSTTAATLPALAAADRDRVADAVLDWVDALGPVIASPRPLPAWSRARRSEDGARHRLETLLDQLGAAEPPGTATVLAAGTQVPVAAGAWLLVGLAERPEVQDRLHTGGLAPVQVVWEVLRVAPPTWVTARVTRRETTLAGVRLPEGGVVLVSPLLLGRLADLVPAGECDRGAERVVLDPGRWDDATARPGAWLPFGAGPHACPGRTVGLAQLTELTSWAAAHRLDLVSPAYVDQSRGIFPRPALVEIS, encoded by the coding sequence ATGACGTCTGCGCTCGAGCACGGCACCGAGGACACCCCAGGTCGTCTCGGTGCCGTGCTGCGTGCGGCGGGGAACGACCGGCCCCGCGCCCTGGGCCGCCACGGCCCTTGGGTAGCCACCACTCTGGACCAGGCCCGGACCGTCCTCACCGACCCCGCCACCTACGACTTCCCTGTCGACGTGAGTCGGCGCGCGGTGCGGCGCGCGGAGATGCGCGGCCGCTCGCCGCACGGGGTCGTCGCGCCGCTGTCCCACGAACGAGCGGCCGGGGCCGCCGTCGTGCTGCGCACCGAGCTCGACCTGGAGCTCGCGCGCACCGCCGGTGCCCAGCACGACGCCATGGCCCTGCTCCGCAGGCCGGTGGCGCGCTCGACGACAGCGGCCACGCTCCCGGCCCTCGCAGCAGCCGATCGCGACCGGGTCGCCGACGCGGTGCTCGACTGGGTCGACGCCCTGGGTCCGGTCATCGCGAGCCCTCGGCCGCTGCCTGCCTGGTCGCGCGCACGCCGCAGCGAGGACGGCGCGCGCCACCGGCTCGAGACCCTCCTGGACCAGCTGGGCGCAGCCGAGCCGCCGGGCACCGCCACGGTGCTGGCCGCCGGCACCCAGGTGCCGGTGGCCGCAGGGGCCTGGTTGCTCGTCGGGCTGGCCGAGCGCCCCGAGGTTCAGGACCGCCTGCACACCGGCGGCCTGGCACCGGTCCAGGTGGTCTGGGAGGTCTTGCGGGTCGCCCCGCCGACGTGGGTCACCGCGCGGGTGACCCGCCGCGAGACGACCCTAGCCGGCGTCCGGCTGCCCGAGGGCGGCGTCGTCCTGGTCAGCCCCTTGCTGCTGGGCCGGCTTGCCGATCTCGTTCCGGCGGGGGAGTGCGACCGCGGTGCCGAGCGCGTGGTCCTCGACCCGGGACGATGGGACGACGCGACCGCCCGCCCCGGCGCGTGGCTGCCCTTCGGGGCCGGCCCGCACGCCTGTCCGGGGCGCACGGTGGGCCTGGCGCAGCTCACGGAGCTGACGTCGTGGGCGGCTGCTCACCGCCTCGACCTGGTATCGCCTGCGTACGTGGACCAGTCCCGCGGTATCTTTCCTCGACCCGCGCTGGTCGAGATCTCGTGA
- a CDS encoding response regulator, protein MDASQGSGTGATSPDGAGWRFLVVDDQEDIRDIMVRMLTRLGHSADEAEDGQHAVEVLAAAPYDVMFLDLSMPRMSGEEVVRWLRAHPDVAPDLRVVVVSAWAGDKRPTLHELGVDAVLPKPFRKQQLLDLLEELAQPR, encoded by the coding sequence GTGGATGCGTCGCAGGGCTCGGGGACTGGCGCCACCTCCCCCGACGGGGCCGGGTGGCGCTTCCTGGTCGTCGACGACCAGGAGGACATCCGAGACATCATGGTGCGGATGCTGACCCGGTTGGGGCACAGCGCCGACGAGGCCGAGGACGGCCAGCACGCCGTCGAGGTGCTCGCGGCCGCGCCGTACGACGTGATGTTCCTCGACCTCTCCATGCCCCGGATGAGCGGCGAGGAGGTGGTGCGCTGGCTGCGGGCGCACCCCGACGTGGCTCCCGACCTGCGGGTCGTGGTCGTCAGCGCGTGGGCCGGCGACAAGCGTCCGACCCTGCACGAGCTCGGGGTCGACGCCGTGCTGCCCAAGCCCTTCCGCAAGCAGCAGCTGCTCGACCTGCTCGAGGAGCTCGCCCAGCCCCGCTGA
- a CDS encoding Na+/H+ antiporter NhaC family protein yields MVESYEFLTLLPPLLAIGLVVATRKVLLSLGLGVISAAFLVADGSPWGTVELVASAFAEIFWVDGGLNTTYVYILVFTLTLGVITAFILMSGGTKAFADWAQERIRTRRGAVVLPALLGMAIFIDDYFNALTVGQVTRPVTDRFRVSRAKLTYLVDSTSAPVAVLVPFSSWGAYILGVIGPIVDESSLAMSDVSAFLRAAGANYYAYAALLMVALVALLGVDIGPMRGEERRALVEGETYDSDDDIPGQLSQDLPVHRPGAKRALVVPFGLLVLGVLGGIVVTGRRGSGSWSPIDVLAETDVTLSLLVGGALGLLASIYYYARDTSSNPKFGRSTFGRGWLEGLRSMWPAVSILLLAWMLGSLIAALGTGDFLGGLVEDSSISASWLIPTVFLLAGAMAFATGTSWGSFGLLLPIAGGIVNALDAPELLLPALGAVLAGAVAGDHASPISDTTILSSTGAGCNVITHVTTQLPYVVISVVAATLGYVTVALVGSVLAGFAVTIVAGAAVLLVAHRVAGRLEDDVEAGAGGATRAASA; encoded by the coding sequence GTGGTCGAGTCGTACGAGTTCCTGACACTGCTCCCGCCGCTGCTGGCGATCGGTCTGGTGGTGGCCACCCGCAAGGTGCTGCTGTCCCTGGGGCTGGGGGTGATCAGCGCCGCGTTCCTGGTGGCCGACGGGTCCCCGTGGGGCACCGTCGAGCTGGTCGCGAGCGCGTTCGCGGAGATCTTCTGGGTCGACGGAGGCCTCAACACCACCTACGTCTACATCCTCGTCTTCACCCTCACCCTCGGGGTCATCACCGCGTTCATCCTGATGTCCGGCGGCACCAAGGCCTTCGCCGACTGGGCGCAGGAACGCATCAGGACGCGCCGCGGCGCGGTGGTGCTGCCCGCCCTGCTGGGCATGGCGATCTTCATCGACGACTACTTCAACGCCCTCACCGTCGGCCAGGTGACCCGGCCGGTCACCGACCGCTTCCGCGTCTCGCGCGCCAAGCTGACCTACCTCGTGGACTCGACCTCGGCGCCCGTCGCGGTGCTCGTGCCGTTCTCCAGCTGGGGCGCCTACATCCTCGGGGTCATCGGGCCGATCGTGGACGAGTCGTCGCTCGCCATGAGCGACGTGAGCGCGTTCCTGCGCGCCGCCGGTGCCAACTACTACGCCTACGCCGCGCTGCTGATGGTCGCGCTCGTCGCCCTGCTCGGCGTCGACATCGGCCCGATGCGCGGGGAGGAGCGGCGCGCGCTCGTCGAGGGGGAGACCTACGACAGCGACGACGACATCCCGGGCCAGCTCTCGCAGGACCTGCCCGTGCACCGACCCGGCGCCAAGCGGGCCCTGGTCGTCCCCTTCGGCCTGCTCGTCCTGGGAGTGCTGGGCGGGATCGTGGTGACCGGTCGTCGCGGGTCGGGCTCGTGGTCGCCCATCGACGTGCTCGCCGAGACCGACGTGACCCTCTCGCTGCTCGTCGGTGGCGCGCTGGGCCTGCTGGCCTCGATCTACTACTACGCCCGCGACACCTCCTCGAACCCCAAGTTCGGGCGGAGCACCTTCGGTCGTGGCTGGCTCGAGGGCCTGCGGTCGATGTGGCCGGCCGTCAGCATCCTGCTGCTGGCCTGGATGCTCGGGTCCCTCATCGCCGCGCTCGGCACCGGCGACTTCCTCGGCGGCCTCGTCGAGGACTCCTCGATCTCGGCGTCCTGGCTGATCCCGACCGTCTTCCTGCTCGCGGGCGCGATGGCCTTCGCCACCGGCACCTCCTGGGGGTCGTTCGGCCTCCTGCTGCCCATCGCCGGCGGCATCGTCAACGCCCTCGACGCCCCCGAGCTGCTGCTGCCCGCGCTCGGCGCGGTGCTGGCCGGTGCGGTGGCGGGCGACCACGCCTCCCCGATCTCCGACACCACGATCCTCAGCTCGACCGGTGCCGGCTGCAACGTGATCACCCACGTCACCACGCAGCTGCCGTACGTCGTCATCTCGGTGGTCGCCGCCACGCTCGGCTACGTCACGGTCGCGCTGGTCGGGTCGGTGCTCGCCGGCTTCGCCGTGACCATCGTGGCGGGCGCAGCCGTCCTGCTGGTCGCGCACCGGGTGGCCGGTCGCCTCGAGGACGACGTCGAGGCGGGGGCCGGGGGAGCGACCCGGGCGGCTTCGGCGTGA